In Croceicoccus sp. Ery15, a genomic segment contains:
- a CDS encoding Fic family protein — protein MALKPTYAIPDLPPPGLTETPSVLKALARAHRFLAELKGRAATIPNQGILIDTLSLQEAKASSEIENIVTTQDELFQLNAFPESAGSPAAKEVARYRDALRYGYDEQRRLDGLLTNNMLIAIFRILKKTDGTFRETPGTALKNEGTGALVYIPPQDAKEVRDEMGALEKFINEDGDGVDLDPLTRMAIIHHQFESIHPFPDGNGRIGRIINVLYLTRCGLLDIPILYLSRYITQNKGEYYRLLQVVRETGEWEEWLLYMLKGVEETAIETLRLVEAIRGLMAETKRRMRTEHPKIYSQDLLNNLFRHPYTRIEFVQEEIGVSRPTATKYLDELAESGMLFKHREGRNNYYINQPLVALFVDREPEAE, from the coding sequence GTGGCCCTCAAACCGACCTACGCCATTCCAGACCTGCCGCCCCCCGGCCTCACTGAAACGCCCAGCGTTCTGAAGGCACTTGCGCGCGCGCATCGCTTCCTTGCCGAGCTTAAAGGCCGCGCCGCAACCATTCCCAATCAGGGCATTCTGATCGACACGCTGTCGCTTCAAGAAGCAAAGGCGAGTTCCGAAATTGAGAACATCGTCACGACGCAAGATGAGCTCTTCCAGCTCAATGCATTCCCCGAAAGTGCGGGATCACCTGCGGCAAAGGAAGTAGCCCGATATCGGGACGCGCTGCGGTACGGATACGACGAGCAACGGCGTCTCGACGGATTGCTCACAAACAACATGCTCATCGCCATCTTCCGCATTCTCAAGAAGACCGATGGAACCTTCCGCGAAACACCGGGCACCGCCCTCAAGAACGAGGGAACGGGCGCGCTCGTCTACATTCCGCCTCAGGATGCGAAGGAAGTTCGCGATGAAATGGGGGCGCTGGAAAAGTTCATCAATGAGGACGGTGATGGGGTCGATCTCGACCCTTTGACTCGGATGGCAATCATCCATCACCAGTTTGAAAGCATCCACCCTTTTCCTGACGGGAATGGGCGCATCGGGCGCATCATCAACGTGCTCTATCTCACACGCTGCGGGCTGCTCGATATCCCAATCCTTTACCTCAGCCGATACATCACCCAGAACAAGGGAGAGTACTATCGCCTGCTCCAGGTCGTACGTGAAACCGGTGAATGGGAAGAGTGGCTTCTCTACATGCTCAAGGGCGTGGAGGAGACTGCCATTGAAACCTTACGGTTGGTCGAAGCGATCCGCGGTCTGATGGCCGAGACGAAGCGAAGGATGCGCACCGAGCACCCGAAAATCTACTCACAGGACCTGCTCAACAATCTCTTCCGCCACCCGTACACGCGCATCGAATTCGTCCAGGAGGAGATTGGGGTCTCTCGACCCACAGCGACCAAATATCTCGATGAACTCGCCGAAAGCGGAATGCTGTTCAAGCACCGCGAAGGTCGCAACAATTACTACATCAATCAGCCGCTGGTTGCCCTGTTCGTGGATCGGGAGCCAGAGGCAGAGTGA
- a CDS encoding IS1380 family transposase: MDDFYAAVDILPIHVYDTATGRPVAMLLRTGKTPSGAEAAGHIRRLMRHLRRHWPETHITIRGDGHYGRPEVMALCEAAGVDYVFGLPTNAALRADPEIVVAADACAVKRAQRQYPVLRGYAETRYGAKSWKCQRRVVARIEASTLGMDIRYVVTSLTEGSAEHIYDTLYCARGQAENLIKRHKSQLASDRTSCRSAGANQMRLILHTAAYWLLWRIQQEIPRATALATAEFATLRLRLLKVAARVIETATRIRVAFASACPDAGVFKAITTSLRPAPT, encoded by the coding sequence ATGGACGACTTTTACGCCGCCGTTGACATCCTGCCGATTCATGTCTACGACACCGCCACCGGTCGGCCGGTGGCAATGCTGCTGCGCACCGGCAAGACACCGTCGGGCGCCGAAGCTGCCGGCCACATCCGGCGCCTGATGCGCCATCTGCGTCGGCACTGGCCTGAGACGCACATCACCATCCGCGGCGACGGGCACTATGGCCGGCCCGAGGTCATGGCCTTGTGCGAGGCGGCCGGCGTCGATTACGTGTTCGGCCTGCCAACCAACGCCGCGCTGCGTGCTGATCCCGAAATCGTCGTTGCCGCCGATGCCTGCGCGGTTAAACGGGCTCAGCGCCAATATCCGGTCCTGCGAGGCTATGCCGAGACCCGCTACGGCGCCAAAAGCTGGAAATGCCAGCGCCGCGTTGTCGCCCGGATTGAGGCCAGCACGCTGGGCATGGACATTCGCTATGTCGTCACCTCGCTGACCGAAGGCTCGGCCGAGCACATCTACGACACGCTGTACTGCGCCCGCGGTCAGGCCGAGAACCTGATCAAGCGCCACAAGAGCCAGCTCGCCAGCGATCGCACCTCGTGCCGCTCGGCGGGCGCCAACCAGATGCGCCTCATCCTGCACACCGCCGCATACTGGCTCCTGTGGCGAATCCAGCAGGAAATCCCAAGAGCCACCGCACTCGCCACCGCCGAGTTCGCCACGCTGCGCCTGCGCCTGCTCAAGGTCGCTGCCCGCGTCATCGAAACCGCCACGCGTATCCGCGTCGCCTTCGCTTCGGCTTGCCCGGATGCCGGTGTGTTCAAGGCCATCACCACCAGTCTGCGACCAGCGCCCACATAG
- the istA gene encoding IS21 family transposase codes for MELYLKVRLACAGGMSARAAAKHFNISRDTVRKMLSYSEPPGYRRSAPVRRPKLEAFIPIIDGWLDGDRSVPRKQRHTAKRVFDRLREEHGFTGGYTIIKDYIRDRDQRSREMFVPLAHAPGHGQADFGEALVEIGGVEQKAHFFVLDLPHSDACYVRAYPAAVAEAWMDGHVHAFAFFGAVPLSIVYDNDRCLVSKILPDGTRLRARLFSAFLSHYLIRDRYGRPGKGNDKGGVEGLVGYCRRNFMVPIPRFPTWEAFNLWLEEQCRKRQNDRLRGESETIGERLRRDLAAMQELPASPFEACDQTSGQVSSQALVRYRTNDYSVPVRFGHQEVWIRGYVDEVVIGCRGEIIARHVRSYEREDVIFDPIHYLPLIEQKINALDQAAPLQGWDLPEVFTTLRRLMETRMGKHGRREYVQVLRLLESFALADLHGAVKQALDMGAIGFDAVKHLLLCRVERRPPRLDMAIYPYLPRARVETTSARSYMRLLTGGAAA; via the coding sequence GTGGAACTTTACCTGAAGGTTCGTCTTGCCTGCGCGGGCGGCATGAGCGCCCGGGCGGCAGCGAAGCATTTCAACATATCGCGCGACACGGTCCGCAAGATGCTGTCGTATTCCGAGCCGCCCGGTTACCGTCGCAGCGCCCCGGTGCGGCGACCGAAGCTGGAAGCGTTCATACCGATCATCGACGGCTGGCTGGATGGGGACCGGTCGGTCCCGCGCAAGCAGCGCCATACGGCGAAGCGTGTGTTCGATCGCCTTCGCGAAGAGCATGGCTTCACCGGAGGCTACACGATCATCAAGGATTACATCCGGGATCGGGATCAGCGCAGCCGGGAGATGTTCGTGCCGCTGGCACACGCACCCGGCCATGGGCAGGCAGATTTTGGAGAAGCTCTGGTCGAGATCGGCGGGGTGGAGCAGAAGGCGCACTTCTTCGTGCTCGATCTGCCGCACAGCGACGCCTGCTACGTACGCGCCTATCCGGCTGCCGTTGCCGAGGCCTGGATGGACGGCCATGTCCACGCCTTTGCGTTCTTCGGCGCGGTGCCGCTGTCGATCGTCTACGACAACGACCGCTGCCTGGTCTCGAAGATCCTGCCTGACGGGACGCGGCTGCGCGCGAGGCTGTTCAGCGCCTTCCTGTCGCACTACCTGATCCGTGATCGTTACGGCCGCCCCGGCAAGGGTAACGATAAGGGCGGCGTTGAAGGCCTTGTCGGCTATTGCCGGCGCAACTTCATGGTGCCGATCCCCCGGTTCCCGACATGGGAGGCGTTCAACCTGTGGCTCGAGGAGCAATGCCGCAAACGGCAGAACGACCGGCTGCGGGGCGAGAGTGAGACGATTGGCGAGAGGCTGCGGCGCGATCTGGCGGCGATGCAGGAACTGCCGGCTTCCCCCTTCGAGGCCTGTGACCAGACCAGCGGCCAGGTCTCATCGCAGGCGCTGGTGCGTTACCGGACCAACGATTACTCGGTGCCGGTGCGCTTCGGCCACCAGGAGGTGTGGATCAGGGGCTATGTCGACGAGGTGGTGATCGGTTGCCGGGGCGAGATCATTGCCCGCCATGTGCGCAGCTACGAGCGCGAGGATGTGATCTTCGATCCGATCCATTACCTTCCCCTGATCGAACAGAAGATCAATGCCCTCGATCAGGCCGCACCATTGCAGGGCTGGGACCTGCCCGAGGTATTTACAACGCTGCGCCGGCTGATGGAGACGCGCATGGGCAAGCATGGCCGGCGCGAATATGTGCAGGTACTGCGCCTGCTGGAGAGCTTCGCTCTGGCCGATCTGCATGGCGCGGTGAAGCAGGCCCTTGATATGGGCGCGATCGGCTTCGATGCGGTGAAGCATCTCCTGTTATGCCGGGTGGAGCGCCGCCCGCCCCGACTGGACATGGCGATCTATCCCTACCTGCCCAGGGCCAGAGTGGAGACAACATCGGCGCGCTCGTACATGCGGCTGTTGACCGGCGGAGCAGCGGCATGA
- a CDS encoding GAF domain-containing protein, translating into MALDLDLVCRLQPCLSDTLEKLAIFDELRYRGTMTERHEAIVEEVLQSSSSAAHSLVAASWCRSGLRHGLDAGANRASELVSGSDLTQRRQRHELMLDVARPLLDQLFQAVSATGCAVMLSDNNGVVLEARSLAGDRELFERVGLTPGGVWSESREGTNGIGTCLIEGRPVTIHRNEHFASRNIGISCMDAPVRDATGQLVGALDISNCRDDHSAAMGILVQKIVQDAARRIESGIFRKHFAAHRIVDANLAGGDAALLAVDQDDLVIGATFAARHRFGLTDACLEARRTASDILGSEAAPSLHDSERAVLRRALAQAGGNATQAAKDLGIGRATLYRRMEKVGLQRS; encoded by the coding sequence GTGGCGCTCGACCTTGATCTTGTTTGCAGGTTGCAGCCTTGCCTGAGCGACACCCTCGAGAAATTAGCGATTTTCGATGAATTGCGGTATCGGGGCACGATGACGGAACGGCATGAAGCAATTGTCGAAGAGGTTTTGCAATCCTCATCCAGTGCCGCGCATTCTCTTGTCGCGGCGAGCTGGTGTCGTTCCGGCCTAAGGCATGGTCTCGATGCCGGGGCCAATCGCGCATCGGAACTCGTGTCCGGTAGCGACCTCACCCAACGACGGCAGCGCCATGAGTTGATGCTGGACGTCGCGCGGCCACTTCTCGACCAGTTGTTCCAGGCCGTTTCCGCTACCGGCTGTGCCGTGATGCTGTCCGATAATAACGGCGTCGTGCTGGAAGCGCGCAGCCTGGCTGGCGATCGCGAACTCTTTGAGCGAGTTGGTCTGACCCCCGGCGGGGTATGGAGCGAGAGCCGGGAAGGCACCAATGGTATCGGCACATGCCTGATCGAGGGTCGGCCCGTCACGATCCACCGCAACGAACATTTCGCCAGTCGCAACATTGGTATCAGCTGCATGGATGCGCCAGTGCGCGATGCGACCGGCCAGCTTGTCGGCGCGCTCGATATTTCGAATTGTCGCGACGATCACAGCGCCGCGATGGGGATATTGGTGCAGAAGATTGTTCAGGACGCAGCGCGCCGGATCGAAAGTGGCATCTTTCGCAAACACTTCGCCGCGCATCGGATCGTCGATGCCAATCTGGCGGGCGGAGATGCAGCCCTGCTGGCCGTGGATCAGGACGACCTGGTCATTGGTGCAACCTTTGCCGCCAGGCACCGCTTCGGGCTGACCGACGCTTGCCTGGAAGCGCGCCGCACGGCTTCCGATATTCTCGGTAGTGAAGCAGCCCCGTCCCTCCACGACTCGGAACGGGCCGTGTTACGAAGAGCATTGGCGCAGGCCGGTGGCAACGCCACGCAGGCAGCAAAAGATCTCGGAATAGGGCGTGCGACGCTTTATCGGCGGATGGAAAAGGTTGGCTTGCAGCGCAGCTGA
- the adh gene encoding aldehyde dehydrogenase: MDIQTNPAASMTAPFAERYDNFIGGKWVAPKDGRCFDNISPITGKVVGQVARSQGADIEAALDAAHAARDAWGRTSVGERALILNRIADRMEENLEKIAIAETWDNGKPLRETMAADIPLAIDHFRYFAGCIRAQEGGISEIDHDTVAYHFHEPLGVVGQIIPWNFPILMAVWKLAPALAAGNCVVLKPAEQTPASIMVLMELIGDLLPAGVVNVVNGFGVEAGKPLASSSRIAKIAFTGETSTGRLIMQYATENLIPVTLELGGKSPNIFFEDVCREDDDYLDKAIEGFVMFALNQGEICTCPSRALVHESIYDRFMERAMQRVEAIKAGNPLDMETMIGAQASSEQRDKILSYIDIGKQEGAELLTGGEATRFEGEIADGYYVKPTVFRGNNRMRIFQEEIFGPVLSVTTFKDQDEALSIANDTLYGLGAGVWSRDANTCYRFGRAIQAGRVWTNCYHAYPAHAAFGGYKQSGIGRENHRMMLDHYQQTKNMLVSYSAKKLGFF, encoded by the coding sequence ATGGACATACAAACAAACCCCGCCGCTTCGATGACGGCTCCGTTTGCGGAGCGCTACGACAACTTCATCGGCGGCAAATGGGTGGCGCCCAAGGACGGGCGCTGTTTCGACAATATCTCCCCGATCACCGGCAAGGTGGTCGGTCAGGTCGCGCGCAGCCAGGGGGCGGACATCGAGGCCGCGCTCGACGCGGCGCATGCCGCGAGGGATGCGTGGGGCCGCACCAGCGTTGGCGAGCGCGCGCTGATCCTCAACCGCATCGCCGACCGGATGGAGGAAAATCTCGAAAAGATCGCGATCGCGGAAACCTGGGACAACGGCAAACCGCTCCGCGAAACGATGGCCGCCGACATTCCGCTTGCGATCGACCATTTCCGCTATTTCGCGGGCTGTATTCGCGCGCAGGAAGGCGGCATTTCGGAAATCGACCACGATACGGTCGCCTACCATTTTCACGAGCCGCTGGGCGTGGTCGGTCAGATCATTCCGTGGAACTTCCCGATCCTGATGGCGGTGTGGAAGCTCGCCCCCGCGCTGGCGGCTGGCAACTGCGTGGTGCTCAAACCTGCCGAGCAGACCCCGGCCTCGATCATGGTGCTGATGGAGCTGATCGGCGACCTGCTGCCCGCCGGCGTGGTCAACGTGGTCAACGGCTTCGGCGTGGAAGCGGGCAAGCCGCTCGCCAGCAGCAGCCGGATCGCCAAGATCGCCTTTACCGGCGAGACGAGCACCGGCCGCCTGATCATGCAATATGCGACCGAAAACCTGATCCCGGTCACGCTGGAACTGGGCGGCAAGAGCCCGAACATCTTCTTCGAGGATGTGTGCCGCGAGGACGACGACTATCTCGACAAAGCAATCGAGGGCTTCGTGATGTTCGCGCTCAATCAGGGGGAGATCTGCACCTGTCCCAGCCGCGCGCTCGTGCATGAGAGCATCTACGACCGCTTTATGGAACGTGCGATGCAGCGCGTCGAAGCGATCAAGGCGGGCAATCCGCTCGACATGGAGACGATGATCGGCGCGCAGGCGAGCAGCGAACAGCGCGACAAGATCCTCTCCTACATCGACATCGGCAAGCAGGAAGGTGCTGAGCTGCTGACCGGCGGCGAGGCGACGCGGTTCGAGGGCGAGATCGCGGACGGCTACTACGTCAAGCCGACCGTGTTCAGGGGCAACAACCGGATGCGCATCTTCCAGGAGGAGATCTTCGGTCCGGTCCTCTCGGTCACGACCTTCAAGGATCAGGACGAGGCGCTGAGCATCGCCAATGATACGCTCTATGGCCTCGGCGCAGGCGTATGGAGCCGCGATGCCAACACCTGCTACCGCTTCGGCCGGGCGATCCAGGCCGGGCGCGTGTGGACCAACTGCTACCACGCCTATCCCGCCCATGCGGCGTTCGGCGGCTACAAGCAGTCGGGCATCGGACGCGAAAACCACCGCATGATGCTGGATCACTATCAGCAGACCAAGAACATGCTGGTCAGCTACAGCGCGAAGAAGCTCGGCTTCTTCTGA